AAGGGGATCGAAGGTGACGGCACGGACATGCTGATCATCGATGATCTGGTCGATACCGGCAAAACCGCAAAGGCTGTGCGTGAAAAACTGCCAAATGCGCATTTTGCGACTGTTTATGCCAAGCCGCTTGGACGCGAGATCGTCGACAGCTTTGTGACGGAAGTTTCCCAGGATACGTGGATTTATTTTCCTTGGGATATGGAGCTTTCGGTTAACGCACCGATATCCGAACGCGTCCGCTAATCGGTCTTGAAGATCTGATCGTATCTTTCTCAAGGCCCGTTGGACCGAAAAGGAGGACACGATGCAAAATCAAAATTGCCCGGCCTGCTATCGTCAACCGTCATTAACGGTCCGATGGGCCGGGCGTTTGTTTTTTATGCTGGGATTCTGCGCCCTGAGTATTCTCGGTGCAGTTGTTCCGGCATTGGCAGATAATTTGCCGCTGCAGACCGCGAAGGCGATGTCACTGCTAAGGCCGGAAAGCGGCTACAGGCTTGAATTATTCGCCGCGGTAAATAATGCGCGCTCTATTGCTGTTGCCCCGGAACTGAAGGGTATTTTCGTCGGAACGCGTGGTCCCAATCTTTATTTCGTGCGTGATGCGGATGGGGATGGCAAGGGCGAGGAAGTCAATCTGATTGCTGATGACTTCAAGATGGCGAATGGCATTGCCTATAAGCCCGGAACCCTGTTTGTCGCCGATCAGCACCGGGTTGTGTCCTATGATCTTTCAGATTTTGACGGAACAGCATTGGGACGCGCGCGCATCCTGTTTACCAATCTGCCGGACAAGCGCCATCATGGCTGGCGATACGCCGCACTTTCCCCGGATCAAAGCCGCCTGTTCATTGCCGTTGGCGCGCCGTGCAATATCTGCAAGGTTGGTGGGCTGGAAGGTACGATTATTTCCATGCCGATCAGCGGTGGGGCACCCAAAATCTATGCCAGCGGTATCCGTAATTCCGTAGGGCTGACGTTCCATCCCGACACCGGAGATTTGTGGTTTACCGATAATGGCGGGGATAACCTTGGTGACGATGTTCCGCGCGAGGAATTGAACCATGCCATCGCCGAAGGGCTGTTTTATGGATATCCCTGGTATGCCGGAAACGATACGCGTTCCCCGCAGTTTGCCGATGAAACTCCACCGGCTGAGGTTACCTTTCCTGCCTTTACCTTTAATGCGCACAATGCAGCGCTTGGTCTTACCTTTGACGATGGTGATGCACTTGTGGCGTTGCACGGATCATGGAACCGGACAATTCCGGATGGTTACAAGGTTGTGCGGGTGGAATTTCGCAATGGTGAACCTGTGGCGACCAATCCGTTCCTTGATGGTTTTCTGCGCAGCAACGGCGAAGTTGTTGGCCGCCCGGTAGACGTAAAGCATTATATTGATGGATCGATTCTGGTGTCGGACGACCACGCCAGTGCGGTTTGGCGACTGGTTCCGACAAAGAAATGACACGGGCATGACAGGTTTAAATAAATTATTCCGGTATCGGGGATGGGCTTGCACCCATCCTGAAACCGGGCTATAAAACCGCCGCTTAGCGGGTGTAGTTCAATGGTAGAACGGCAGCTTCCCAAGCTGCATACGAGGGTTCGATTCCCTTCACCCGCTCCAAGCTTTCCACATATTTCGATGCCAGATTGCCGTGCAGGGACGGTTGCTTAAAGAAACCGTTCGGTCAGATCGGCTTACTTTTGCATCGGCGCGTAAGAAAGGTTCTGTTTGCGGGCTTGTTCATCGCTACACAGAAATTTTGCCTTATCCGTGACGAGCTCCTCATAGCGGGGGTCCAGGGTGCTGACATAGTGCCCATTGACCACTGTGGCGAAAAGACAGCGTCCGCTTTCACCATCAAGCCGTTTGCCTGATCTCCATTCGGATGGCGGGATCATATCGCCGCCCTGAATGCCGATCCCTGCATTATCGGCTTCTTTCGAAAGACCGTCATATCGGTGGGAATATCCTTCGATCGGAAGGGCCTCGCCGTCACTGACCATCGCTGCGGCCACATCGCGTTCGCCAATGCCGCATTCGACAATCGGGAAATCGTCACCTTTGCCAGAATGTTGCTGATCACCGGGCCAGCAGCGCACCGTGAAGGGGGCCATGGCGAAATATTTGCGAAGCTGCATGGCCGATGACATGCCGCAATCCCAAAAACTACCGTTATGCAGGCATTGCTGTCCAAGTTCCGGTGCATCGATCCCGGCAATATCGGCAACGACGCCATCAATCATGATTGTATCACCGTCAATGACCAGAACATCGCGTCCTTCTGCCTCCAGCGCCATTTGATCGCTTTTTTGCTTGTCATCCCCTGCCGCTTGAACCGGTTTGTCCTGCAAATAGACGGCAAGTGAAAAAGCAACAGGAA
The Thalassospira xiamenensis M-5 = DSM 17429 DNA segment above includes these coding regions:
- a CDS encoding thermonuclease family protein; the encoded protein is MPFCISIASPLSNHQTIEVTLNRFFRLIILLAIPVAFSLAVYLQDKPVQAAGDDKQKSDQMALEAEGRDVLVIDGDTIMIDGVVADIAGIDAPELGQQCLHNGSFWDCGMSSAMQLRKYFAMAPFTVRCWPGDQQHSGKGDDFPIVECGIGERDVAAAMVSDGEALPIEGYSHRYDGLSKEADNAGIGIQGGDMIPPSEWRSGKRLDGESGRCLFATVVNGHYVSTLDPRYEELVTDKAKFLCSDEQARKQNLSYAPMQK
- the gpt gene encoding xanthine phosphoribosyltransferase, with product MSEAAYNKGFPVSWEQMHRDARALAWRLLEKGPYKGIIAITRGGLVPAAIIARELDIRLIDTVCVRSYSDKSRGDLEWLKGIEGDGTDMLIIDDLVDTGKTAKAVREKLPNAHFATVYAKPLGREIVDSFVTEVSQDTWIYFPWDMELSVNAPISERVR
- a CDS encoding PQQ-dependent sugar dehydrogenase: MLGFCALSILGAVVPALADNLPLQTAKAMSLLRPESGYRLELFAAVNNARSIAVAPELKGIFVGTRGPNLYFVRDADGDGKGEEVNLIADDFKMANGIAYKPGTLFVADQHRVVSYDLSDFDGTALGRARILFTNLPDKRHHGWRYAALSPDQSRLFIAVGAPCNICKVGGLEGTIISMPISGGAPKIYASGIRNSVGLTFHPDTGDLWFTDNGGDNLGDDVPREELNHAIAEGLFYGYPWYAGNDTRSPQFADETPPAEVTFPAFTFNAHNAALGLTFDDGDALVALHGSWNRTIPDGYKVVRVEFRNGEPVATNPFLDGFLRSNGEVVGRPVDVKHYIDGSILVSDDHASAVWRLVPTKK